The bacterium genome contains the following window.
TTTTTAAATCTAAGTTATTAGTTTTATTTGATAATATTTAACTTTTGTCTATAATGGAATGTTAAGTCTATTTTTAAAATCTTTACAACAGTAATGGAGAAAAAATGGCTAAAATTGAAAAGAAGATTATAGAGGTAAAAATAAAAAACATTGAAGAGTTTAACCTTCCTTATTGGGAGATAGATTCTGGTAAAGAGGGGCCGTCTTTTTTGCTGACAGCAGCTTTGCACGGATGCGAAGTTATTGGTTGCGAAGTTTTGAGAAGGTTCTGTCCTATTGCGGGAGAAAAACTTATAAAAGGAAAGATCATTCTTCTACCTTTTGGTAATCCGCCAGCATTATGGAACCGAAGACACCATGTTTATTCAAGCTCAAACGAACCTAAGGGGCACGGGGTAGATAATATTCAAAGAGCTTGGCCTGGTAACCCTGATGGTCACGAGATTGAGCAGTTAGCTTTTATTATAAATGAAAATATTATTAAGCATGCAACTCATAACATTGATATGCACTGTTGGAGCCGTTTTAATGTTGCTGCTTCTGTCCCGGATAACGAAGAAAAGCAGATAAAATTTGCTCTTGCTGCTGCCTTGCCTGCAATAAATATTGTTGACAGGGTTCCAAAGCCTCCTCCCTGCTTTTTAAGTGGGCTTTTTAATTATACCGGAAGACTCTCTTTTTCAATGGAATTCTCCGGACAATATATGCTTTCAGAAAAAGAAATTAAGCTTGGTTTAAGAATGTTGACCAACTGCTCAAAATATCTCAAGATGTTTGACGGGGAACTTGAAGGTATGGATGAACCTGTGATGTATAGCGGAAAATCTGAAACAGCTGTTGTGAATGCGCCTATGAACGGTCTTTTTATTGAAAACGGTCTTTCTACTGGGGATTGGGTTAAAAAAGGTGACCTTCTTGGAACACTTTTTAGTGACGATACCCTTGATGTAGAGGAGATAAGAGCTCCAATAGATGGGGGGCTTTATACTTACGGATGTCATAGAAGAAACGCTGACGTTGACCTTGCCGCTCAACACCCTTATGCAGATAAGGGAGATGTTTTGGCAGTAATTATATC
Protein-coding sequences here:
- a CDS encoding succinylglutamate desuccinylase/aspartoacylase family protein, whose product is MAKIEKKIIEVKIKNIEEFNLPYWEIDSGKEGPSFLLTAALHGCEVIGCEVLRRFCPIAGEKLIKGKIILLPFGNPPALWNRRHHVYSSSNEPKGHGVDNIQRAWPGNPDGHEIEQLAFIINENIIKHATHNIDMHCWSRFNVAASVPDNEEKQIKFALAAALPAINIVDRVPKPPPCFLSGLFNYTGRLSFSMEFSGQYMLSEKEIKLGLRMLTNCSKYLKMFDGELEGMDEPVMYSGKSETAVVNAPMNGLFIENGLSTGDWVKKGDLLGTLFSDDTLDVEEIRAPIDGGLYTYGCHRRNADVDLAAQHPYADKGDVLAVIISARKT